In Platichthys flesus chromosome 6, fPlaFle2.1, whole genome shotgun sequence, the genomic stretch tttttcagccatGTATGAACACAAGATCTTCGTTCAGGGCGTCATGTGGGACATCAACAGCTACGACCAGTGGGGGTGAGCTGCACCACActtcaccagcagagggcgctagTCGTTCTATTAACGTTAAAGAGATAAATTAAAACTCCTGATCCACTTCACTGGAAATCTGCTCAGGAGGTTTTATATGgaggctgatgatgatgatgcatctCACTTAAACAAACGCTGGTTTTCCAGGTTTTCAGTAACGAAactatgaaatatttatttgggGGACAGATAGTTTACAGATTCACCTTGTGACAGCCTTGTGATAGCACCCCCCCGGGGGTGCGTCATGTGACCACTGAGCCTGACTGGGCTGCCCAGGTGAAGTTCAGCTGGATAAACAGATCCTGGATATGTGGGACTCGCCTCATCACACAGAACAGGCAGCCCGGCTGTTGCCCAGCGGCTGTTCCATCCTGTGCactgactcctcctcttcctccctgacAGGGTGGAGCTGGGGAAGCAGCTCGCCAAGAGGATCGAACCGGAGCTGAAGGACGACTCCGAGGTCTCGTCCCACGACTCGTCCACCAACGGCCTCATCAACTTCCTGAAGAAGAACTTCGCCTGAGTCCTGGACCCGCCCCCTTCCCCCTTTAGTCCACTGTGATTGGTTGGATTTCCCCCCCGAGCTGTGGAGCAAGCACTTTGTCTGTTCACGTGTTTTTACTTGAATAGAATTAATCAGATTAACAAGATTAAAGTAACTATTACTGtaggtgaccccccccccttactaacttactcacacacacacacaaacacatacacacgcacacttacacaccctgaaccaaaataaaaaccCTTGGTCTCTGaatcatgttgtttgttttggatcTGATTGGATGGAACTGAATCTTAATCTgttaatatgatttaatattttatcagaAAACAAAGTTATGAAAAGCTTCAGTTTGatgtgaaacaaataaaaacctttaaacCTGATCGATCAGAGCAGCTGATCCAGGAGCTGCCACGTGTCATAGGTGTCGCAGGTGTCATGTGCTTCCTTTGGTGGGCGGGGCATACTTGAACAGGTGTCTCAGAGGGGCGTGGCCTCATTGTTGCGGGTGACGGAACGATGATGGACGTCTGCTTCAGCCTCGCAGCTGCAGGGCTCTATGTCCTCACTGTGCTGTGGACACTGTCCCGGGGACATGATGCTGGACATGGGGCCTCGGTCCCCGGTGCCTTTGGGGCCCTGCTCTGGCCCCTGGGGGCCTCCCTGTGTTATGTTGTGTCTCCAGTTTTGTGTGGACTCGTTTTCCTGAGCTGCAGCGTCCGTCTGATCTGGGACAGGAAGAGATGTGAGCTGCTACTGCCAGAGACAAGAGGAGTGCTCATCACAGgtctgacacacaacacagacacacacacaggacaagagaggTGCTCAtcacaggtcagacacacaacacagacacacacacaggacaagagaggTGCTCATCACAGgtcagacacaacacagacacacacacaggacaagagaggTGCTCATCACAGgtcagacacaacacagacacacacacaggacaagagGAGTGCTCAtcacaggtcagacacacaacacagacacacacacaggacaagagagaggtgtgtgtgtgtgtgtgtgtgtgtgtgtgtgtgtgtgtgtgtgtgtgtgtgtgtgtgtgtgtgtgtgtgtgtgtgtgtgtgtgtgtgtgtgtgtgtgagtgtgagcgagCGTGTTTTATATCAGGAAAAACAGGACGAGCTGAAGACAGCGTTCTGATAAAATTCCACCATGTTTGATGAAGAGATAGTGACAACAACCCAAGACACAAAGagatgatgagagagagaatgaggaaaCTTTACTGGGAGGTcaccacacagccacacacttaCACAACCTGATACACAACTCAGGTCGGAGAATGATGAAGATGTTAGAATGACGAACGTCTGCCATAACAACAATCGAATGTTGGAGGGACTTGGGTCCAACATGTTTGTAGGAATCAAACCCTCAACTCTTTCCATCCTTATGTGAAAGTCTTTTCCCTCTTTATTTGAAAGAGTGTCTCCGGGACGTCCCTGACCTGCAGTGTCTCCTCAGGGTGCGACTCGGGCTTCGGTCACGCTCTTGCAAAGCGTCTCAGTCTCATGGGAGTGAAGGTGTTTGCAGGCATGTTGGACGTGGACGGACCTGGAGCTCAGCGGCTCAGAGAGACGTCTGAGAACCTGCACGTCCTCCAGCTGGACGTGACGGACAGACACCAAGTAGAGACGGTGCACAGGGACATCTGCTCTCAGGTGGGACACACAGGTACGTCCTCTTACATTACAGACGTTCAAACTTGGGAAACAGGTATGACCTCCTCTGTCCACCATCATGTCTCAGTCTTCACTCGTCTGctggacagaggacagaacagTGGTCAGCAGATAAAAGACAGAGGACACCTCTCAGCTGTCCCCCTCTTGCAGGTCTGTGGGGTTTGGTGAATAATGCAGGAATCCTCCAGTGTCCCATGGACGCGGAGCTTCAGCCGCTGTCAGCATGCAGACGCTGCATGGACGTCAACTTCCTGTCAGCTGTCAACATGTGTCAggtcttcctccctctgctgagACGAGCCGGAGGACGCATCGTCAACATGTCCAGCATGGCAGGTCAACAGGAAGTCCAACTTCCATTCAAATCCAGTTTCAGATCATGTCCTGATCCAGATGTTTGTCGTCCTGCAGCCGCGGTGCCGATGCCGATGCTCTCTGCGTACGGAGCGTCCAAAGCTGCTCTGAGCGTCTTCTCTCACGTGACCAGGGTGGAGCTGTCTGATTGGGGCGTCACAGTCGCTTTGATCCAACCTGCAGGATTCAGAACAAGTAGGTCACATGACGACACGAAGCAggaagttgtttgtgtgtctgttgccgatatcaacacaaactgaaagtgttgatttctgttgtttccgtttttcttcattttataCGATTCTGGAAGTTGTATTCTTCCGgtgacatttgttttgtgttagaTGATAAAGTTTCACTGTCCTGGTGAatgttgaatataaaataaagtccTTCCACACCGTCCAGCTCCTCCTTAGGGAGTCTGAGGCCTCCCCAGGCCTGAGGGGATGTGTAGTTCTGGATCTCCACAGATCCTGGTAATCCTCCAGCAGAAGGCCTCCAGCAGGATTCTGACTGGATGAAGCTCCAGACCTGTTGTTTAGATGTGAAGGAGCAGAGGTTCTGATGTTCTGAGCTCCACAGGGAGCCAGTGCAGAGAAGCTCAGAGCAGTGAGAGGATCTCGTCTGGTTCCTGTCAGCTCTCGTGCTGCAGCATCTTGGACCAACTGGAGCTTCTCACAGTCTCACTGGGACGTCCTGATaatcagtgttgtgtgtgaatgagttcAAAGGAACGCGTTCATTCAACACcttcatttttatgagaactATGAACTGAACGCATCTTAATGAGAAATAATGAATttggtgaacacgttcatattgtagcgtcctcgcttTTAACGACAGGGaacttctctttgtgtgtcactttattaaagtccagcgaacacaaCACACTTCCTGTTCGTAACTCCAACACTCCTCACATCCACCATCGTGTtcctcactcctcttcctcaatcACCCTCGACccgccaactcatcagccaatgagagcctgcaATCCCACACAACCCcacagccattggtctagaGCTGCCAGTGCCCCAGCccgacctgttcactgaccctcaggacatcTCAATACTTATTTAACAGAAGTCCTAATAAACCCAGAGCAGTCCAACAGAACATAAACCAAACTACCAGTCTGGTACAGTCTCCTCTGAGGAGAGACGCGGTCTCAATCGAGCACTTGAACCCTGTCGCTGCTCAGTGCGCGTGAAAACCAACTCACTCCACTTCGCTCtacgttacccatgattcatcacacacatgcagaccgAGCAGGCAACGTGTTCCAACACGGAACAGCTCTCGCTCTCATTTAAACATGGGAAGGGAAAGCAGAGACTCAGCGACTATATCCGAGGCCGATTATTATTATcggagggatttttacacacaaCAGTAAAAATCTCACCGTTCTGTTGTTGGTTCAGAGGATGaaactatcaatcaatcaaactttatttgtatagcccatattcacagatcacagtttgtctcatagggctttaacatggtgagacatcctctgtccttcaccctcaacaagagtcaggacaaactactaaaaaccttttaacaggtacaaatacacagaaacctcagagacacatgaggACCCGTCTctcaggacggacacaagtcaacagatgtcaagtgaagaaacatcatcaagattaaagttgtcagcagcattgatgaggggaaacatcttgaaggataaaTTCAACACTATATGTCAATCAGTCCTGATGCATCATAGTCTCTGGTCAGaggccagcaagatcatgatccaccatccagacaaGACCCACTAGAGTCCACTAGTGGCGTCAGTTCAGGTACGATCACGTtaagatcaggttaggatcaggttaggatcaggttaggatcacgttaggatcaggctaggatcaggttaagatcaggttaggatcacgttaggatcaggctaggatcaggttaagatcaggttaggatcaggttaggatcacgttaggatcaggttaggatcaggttaggatcacgttaggatcaggctaggatcaggttaagatcaggttaggatcaggttaggatcaggttaggatcaggttaggatcaggttaggatcacgttaggatcaggttaggatcaggttaagatcacgttaggatcacgttaggatcacgttaggatcaggttaggatcaggttaggatcgggttaagatcaggttaggatcacgttaggatcaggttaagatcaggttaggatcacgttaggatcaggttaggatcaggttaggatcacgttaggatcaggttaagatcacgttaggatcaggttaggatcaggctaggatcaggttaggatcacgttaggatcaggttaggatcaggttaggatcacgttaggatcacgttaggatcacgttaggatcaggttaggatcaggttaagatcaggttaggatcacgttaggatcaggttaagatcaggttaggatcacgttaggatcaggctaggatcaggttaggatcacgttaggatcacgttaggatcacgttaggatcaggttaggatcaggttaagatcaggttaggatcaggttaggatcaggttaggatcacgttaggatcaggttaagatcaggttaggatcaggttaggatcaggttaggatcaggttaggatcacgttaggatcacgttaggatcaggttaagatcaggttaggatcaggttaggatcaggttaggatcacgttaggatcaggttaagatcaggttaggatcacgttaggatcaggctaggatcaggttaagatcaggtcaggatcaggttaggatcacgttaggatcacgttaggatcaggttaagatcaggttaggatcaggttaagatcaggttaggatcaggttaggatcacgttaggatcaggctaggatcaggttaagatcaggttaggatcaggttaggatcacgttaggatcaggttaagatcaggttaggatcaggttaagatcacgttaggatcacgttaggatcacgttaggatcacgttaggatcacgttaggatcaggttaagatcaggttaggatcaggttaagatcaggttaggatcacgttaggatcaggttaagatcaggttaggatcaggttaagatcacgttaggatcatgttaggatcaggttaggatcaggttaggatcacgttaggatcaggttaagatcaggttaggatcaggttaagatcacgttaggatcatgttaggatcacgttaggatcaggttaggatcaggttaggatcacgttaggatcaggttaggatcaggttaagatcaggttaggatcacgttaggatcaggttaagatcaggttaggatcaggctaggatcaggttaggatcacgttaggatcacgttaggatcaggttaggatcaggttaggatcaggttaagatcacgttaggatcaggttaggatcacgttGGGATCACGTTgggatcacgttaggatcaggttaggatcatgttaggatcacgttaggatcacgttaggatcaggttaggatcaggttaggatcaggttaagatcaggttaggatcacgttaggatcaggttaagatcaggttaggatcacgttaggatcacgttaggatcaggttaggatcaggttaggatcaggttaggatcaggttaggatcacgttaggatcaggttaggatcaggttaggatcaggttaagatcacgttaggatcaggttaggatcacgttGGGATCACGTTGGGATAACGTTGGGATaacgttaggatcaggttaggatcaggttaggatcaggttaggatcaggttaagatcaggttaggatcacgttaggatcaggttaagatcaggttaggatcacgttaggatcacgttaggatcacgttaggatcacgttaggatcacgttaggatcacgttaggatcaggttaggatcacgttaggatcacgttaggatcacgttaggatcaggttaggatcacgttaggatcacgttaggatcacgttaggatcacgttaggatcaggctaggatcaggttaggat encodes the following:
- the hsd17b2 gene encoding estradiol 17-beta-dehydrogenase 2, whose translation is MMDVCFSLAAAGLYVLTVLWTLSRGHDAGHGASVPGAFGALLWPLGASLCYVVSPVLCGLVFLSCSVRLIWDRKRCELLLPETRGVLITGCDSGFGHALAKRLSLMGVKVFAGMLDVDGPGAQRLRETSENLHVLQLDVTDRHQVETVHRDICSQVGHTGLWGLVNNAGILQCPMDAELQPLSACRRCMDVNFLSAVNMCQVFLPLLRRAGGRIVNMSSMAAAVPMPMLSAYGASKAALSVFSHVTRVELSDWGVTVALIQPAGFRTNIFGTSDDVSHYRDQILEAASPEARRDYGDAYISSLPSGLSRLSQRSAEDLSPVLDDMCHALLSVHPKPLYTPGQMGWLLPFVHRHCPTAIFDVFIKTLTKYSDCEPAGLRTS